Part of the Candidatus Binatia bacterium genome is shown below.
TGCGGTCGTTGCCATCCTCAAACACAACACGCCCTGCGGCGTGGGCGCCGGAGACTCGCCCCGCGACGCATACCAGAAGGCGTTCGAGACCGACCCAGAGTCCCCGTTCGGCGGCATCCTCGTCTCGAACCGCACGTGGGATTTGCCGCTGGCCGAAGCCGTCGACGAGATCTTCACCGAGGTCCTGATCGCTCCGGATTTCACACCGGAAGCCCTCGCCCTTCTCCAGAAGAAAAAGAACCGTCGTCTCATGCGCTGGCATCAGGATCAGATGCCGACCGAGGAGCTCGACATCCGCGGCGTCGCCGGCGGCTTCCTCGTCCAGGACCGCGACACGAACCTCGAAGACCCCGCCGCATCCAAGGTCGCGAGCAAACGTGCTCCTTCTTCTGATGAGCTCGCTGCGATGACGTTCGGCTGGCGCGTCGTGAAGCACGTCAAGTCGAACGCGGTCGTCCTCGCGGGTCCCGACCGAACGCTCGGCGTCGGCGGAGGACAAACCTCACGCGTCGACTCCGTTCGCATCGCAATCGACAAGGCGAAGCGACGTGAGCTGAATCTTCAGGGAAGCGCGCTTGCGAGCGACGCGTTCTTTCCCTTCCCCGACGGCGTCGAACTCGCACTCGATGCCGGCGCGACCGCCATCGTACAACCCGGCGGCAGCGTGAAAGACGACGACGCGGTCGCCGCCGCCGACGCAAAGGACGCGACGATGGTCATGACCGGCGCGCGCCACTTCCGGCACTAGGACGAGCGGATGACCGACATCCTGGTCGTAGGAGGCGGCGGGCGAGAACACGCACTCGTCTGGAAGCTGCGGGCGTCGCCCCGCGTAGGGCGTATACTGTGTGCTCCCGGCAACGCCGGGATCGCGAAGGATGCAGAGTGCGTAGCGGTCTCCGCCGACGACGTACCCGCGCTCGCCGACCTCGCCGAACGCGAGAAGGTCGACCTCGTCGTGGTCGGCCCCGAGGCACCGCTCACCGCGGGCCTCGTCGACGAGCTGACCCGTCGTGGCGTCCGGGCGTTCGGCCCGAACCAAGCCGGCGCCGAGCTCGAGGCCAGCAAGGCGTTCACGAAAGGCCTTCTCGACGAAGCCGGCGTCTCAACCGCCGCGTACGGCACCTTCGAGGACGCGGACGCCGCCCATGCCTACCTGGACGAGGTCGGCGCGCCGATCGTCGTGAAGGCGGACGGCCTCGCTGCGGGGAAGGGTGTTACCGTTGCGGAGACGCTCGACGAGGCACGGGCCGCCATCGACTCGATCATGCGGGACCGGGTGTTCGGCTCTGCGGGCGCCCGCGTCGTGTTGGAAGCCAAACTCGGCGGCGAAGAAGCGTCCTTCATCGCACTGACCGACGGCCGCACGGTGCTCCCGCTCGCGACCTCGCAGGACCACAAACGAATCGGCGACGGCGACACCGGCCCCAATACCGGCGGCATGGGCGCCTACTCCCCCGCCCCGGTCGTCACGCCCGAGCTGTTCGAAGAAGTGACAAAGACGGTGCTCGAGCCCGTGGTCGCCACGCTCCGGAAGCGCGGCATCGTGTTCAAAGGCGTGCTGTACGCCGGGCTCATGATCGAAGACGGCAAGATCGGCGTACTCGAGTTCAACGTCCGCTTCGGCGATCCTGAGTGCCAGCCCCTCCTCATGCGGCTGCAAACGGATCTCCTCGACTTGATCGATGCCGTCGTCGACGAGCGCCTGCACGAAATCGAACTCGAGTGGGACTCGCGCGCCGCCGCCTGCATCGTCTTGGCCGCCCCCGGGTACCCGAGCACGCCCGAGAAGGGTGCGACGATCCGTGGGCTCGACGAGGCCGCGGACGTGCCCGACTCCTACGTGTTCCACGCCGGTACCGGGGCGAGCGGGGGCGAAGTCGTGACCACGGGTGGCCGTGTCCTCGGCGTGACCTCGCTCGGCGAGACGATCGCGAGCGCCGTCGAGCGCGCGTACGAGGCCACCGCGAAGATCGAGTTCCCCGGCATGCAGCTTCGCCGGGACATCGGACGGCGCGCGATCGCGCGGGGCGCGTGATCGACGAAGGCGAGATCCAGCGCGCCGCCGCAGCCCTCTCGGCGGGAGACCTCGTGGTCTTCCCCACCGAGACCGTCTACGGCATCGGCTGCGACGCACTGAACCCCGAAGCTCTCGCTAGGCTCTGT
Proteins encoded:
- the purD gene encoding phosphoribosylamine--glycine ligase, with amino-acid sequence MTDILVVGGGGREHALVWKLRASPRVGRILCAPGNAGIAKDAECVAVSADDVPALADLAEREKVDLVVVGPEAPLTAGLVDELTRRGVRAFGPNQAGAELEASKAFTKGLLDEAGVSTAAYGTFEDADAAHAYLDEVGAPIVVKADGLAAGKGVTVAETLDEARAAIDSIMRDRVFGSAGARVVLEAKLGGEEASFIALTDGRTVLPLATSQDHKRIGDGDTGPNTGGMGAYSPAPVVTPELFEEVTKTVLEPVVATLRKRGIVFKGVLYAGLMIEDGKIGVLEFNVRFGDPECQPLLMRLQTDLLDLIDAVVDERLHEIELEWDSRAAACIVLAAPGYPSTPEKGATIRGLDEAADVPDSYVFHAGTGASGGEVVTTGGRVLGVTSLGETIASAVERAYEATAKIEFPGMQLRRDIGRRAIARGA